In a single window of the Elaeis guineensis isolate ETL-2024a chromosome 6, EG11, whole genome shotgun sequence genome:
- the LOC105046901 gene encoding probable dolichyl-diphosphooligosaccharide--protein glycosyltransferase subunit 3 has product MDPRNPLLLLFLAIPALISLSFATSPSADDLVAELETLRAQSPSGVIHLDDRAVSRFLTSTPVPRPYSLIIFFDASQLRSKPDLHLTQLRSEFALVSSSFTDHHASSPAASLRVFFCDIEFQESQASFSLFGVTALPHVRYVGPHHHSPRDSESMDQSGFSRLAESMAEFVEAKTKLPVGPIVRPPPISPRQIAFLAVALLISAPFLIKRILEGDTMLHDRRFWMALAVFVYFFSVAGTMHNIIRKMPMFLQDRNDPDRLIFFYQGSGMQLGAEGFAVGFLYTIVGLIVAFATHVLVRLRNTTAQRGVMLVVMLVAFWAVKKVIHLDNWKTGYSVHAFWPTSWR; this is encoded by the coding sequence ATGGATCCCCGaaaccccctcctcctcctcttcctcgctATCCCCGCCCTCATCTCCCTCTCCTTCGCCACCTCCCCCAGCGCCGACGACCTGGTGGCGGAGCTGGAGACCCTCCGGGCCCAGTCCCCTTCCGGCGTCATCCACCTCGACGACCGCGCTGTCTCCCGCTTCCTCACCTCCACCCCCGTCCCCCGCCCCTACTCCCTCATCATATTCTTCGATGCCTCCCAGCTCCGCTCCAAGCCCGACCTCCACCTCACCCAACTCCGCTCCGAGTTCGCCCTCGTCTCATCCTCCTTCACCGACCACCACGCCTCCTCACCCGCCGCCTCCCTTCGCGTCTTCTTCTGCGACATCGAGTTCCAAGAATCCCAGGCCTCCTTTTCCCTCTTCGGCGTCACCGCCCTCCCCCACGTCCGCTATGTCGGTCCCCACCACCACTCCCCCCGCGACTCCGAATCCATGGACCAGTCCGGCTTCTCTCGCCTCGCCGAGTCCATGGCCGAGTTCGTCGAGGCCAAGACCAAGCTCCCCGTCGGCCCCATCGTCCGCCCTCCCCCGATTTCCCCTCGACAAATCGCCTTCTTGGCCGTCGCCCTCCTGATCTCGGCGCCGTTCCTGATCAAGAGGATCCTCGAGGGGGACACGATGCTACACGACCGCCGGTTCTGGATGGCACTCGCCGTGTTCGTCTACTTCTTCAGCGTCGCCGGCACGATGCACAACATAATCCGCAAGATGCCGATGTTCTTGCAGGACCGCAACGATCCAGATCGGCTCATCTTCTTCTACCAGGGCTCGGGGATGCAGCTCGGTGCGGAGGGGTTCGCGGTGGGGTTTCTCTACACAATCGTCGGGCTGATCGTGGCGTTCGCGACACATGTGCTAGTGAGGCTGAGGAACACGACGGCGCAGAGGGGGGTCATGCTGGTGGTGATGCTGGTGGCTTTCTGGGCGGTGAAGAAGGTGATCCATTTGGATAATTGGAAGACCGGGTACAGCGTGCATGCCTTCTGGCCGACCAGCTGGAGGTGA